From one Phocoena sinus isolate mPhoSin1 chromosome 6, mPhoSin1.pri, whole genome shotgun sequence genomic stretch:
- the RPP25L gene encoding ribonuclease P protein subunit p25-like protein has protein sequence MEHYRKAGSVELPAPSPMPQLPPDTLEMRVRDGSKIRNLLGLALGRLEGGSARHVVFSGSGRAAGKAVSCAEIVKRRVPGLHQLTKLRFLQTEDSWVPTSPDAGLDPLTVRRHVPAVWVLLSRDPLDPNECGYQPPGAPPGLGPTPTSSSGPRPRRRARDTRF, from the coding sequence ATGGAGCACTACCGGAAGGCTGGCTCTGTGGAACTCCCAGCACCTTCCCCGATGCCCCAGCTACCGCCTGATACCCTGGAGATGCGGGTCCGAGATGGCAGCAAAATCCGCAACCTGCTGGGCCTGGCGCTGGGGCGGTTGGAGGGCGGCAGTGCTCGGCATGTGGTGTTCTCAGGTTCTGGCCGGGCAGCAGGCAAGGCTGTCAGCTGTGCTGAGATTGTCAAACGGCGGGTACCAGGCCTGCACCAGCTTACCAAGCTGCGCTTCCTGCAGACCGAGGACAGCTGGGTGCCAACCTCACCCGACGCAGGCCTAGATCCCCTCACGGTACGCCGCCATGTGCCTGCGGTATGGGTACTGCTCAGCCGAGATCCACTGGACCCCAATGAGTGTGGCTACCAGCCCCCGGGGGCACCCCCTGGCTTGGGCCCCACACCTACCTCCAGCTCTGGCCCCCGACCCCGAAGGAGGGCTCGAGACACCCGGTTTTGA